ACTACTAAAAGCACCCATGAAAAGTATTAGTACTAAATACACCTACATATTTCAAATACGGCCGTAAACTGGTACATTTTGAGATGTTTTAAAGTAACCGTTTTGAGCAAACGTAAAATTTATTGCGAACTAAAATACTTCAACTGAACTTACGTAAACTGCTCATTTTGTAGTTACAAATGAGCTAGTAAACAGTGAAGTGCAGTTGGTTAAACGTGTGTGGGTTTTATAAACGTGCTAAGGATTTGAAAACATTTAAAGAGCTTTATTTAACtacttatcttatcttatcttatttagggccgcgcatgagcgcagtgcacgtcgacccattgggatcttttgtgcttccctaTACCTTTATCCCCTCTCATCCGCAAAGATCCTATCCATATAGTGGATTAAGAGCTTTGGTGAGAAGGACCTATATTCTTCTGGTGTCGGATAAGCCGACCCCAGGAGACCCATTCTAGTTCTAGCTAGCGCGTCACATTCGCACAGTACgtgtttcatggactccgcATGTTCTCCACATACTCGACAGCTGTCATCCgtagttaggcccattttgtggagcATGTGGTTTGTAGTGTAGTGTCCTGTCAGCGCACCCGTGATCACTCGGGCTTGCCTTCTGTTTCCATTGAGTATGAGCTTTTCCCATGATCTTGTGTTTCCAACTAGGAATAGTTTGGAGTGGCTCAtaccgttggagctttcccattcagctctGTGCTTCCTGGATATATATTGCCTCATGGCCATGTGTAAAGTGCTCATAGATAAGGGCACTATCGGCTCTGGCCCAATAGGTGCCgcctctgacccttgtctcgctagactgtcggctctctcattgcctTCGATTCCAGTATGTCCAGGTACCCACATGAGGGTCACCCTGTTGTGCCTTCCAAGTTTATTCAGTGCCAAGATTGCCTCCAGAACGAGTCTGGATCCAACCCTCACTGAGGCAATggctttgagtgctgcctgactGTCACTTAATATGTAAATGTCACGCTTTTTATGCGCCTGTTCTATATTCCTTACTGCGCACATGATTATAGCATAGgtttcagcttgaaacactgttGCAAACCTCCCTAAGCTTTCACTGTGCTCAGATTGTTTGGAGTAGACGCCCGCTCCTGTTCCTGAGTTCATCTTGGAGCCGTCAGTATACCAGATCAGGCTGTCTTGTTGACGTTTTAGTCCTCTTTTCCAGTCTTCCCTTGTTGGTATAGACACTTTGAAATCCTTGCTAAACATGTACCTAGGCTGCATTGTATCACAACCCATGTCCATTATTGCATCTAATTGAGGATCGCTCCCCATCCTTGTGTGCTTGGTGCAAGGTTTGGATGTACTCCAAAGTCCCGCCCCCTTCAGTCTGTGCAGCGCCTTCCTTGCATCTACTTCTAGCGCCAAGTGCAGTGGGGGCAATCCCAGAATAATCTCCAATGCTGCAGTTGGCGTAGTTCTAAACGCACTCGTTATTGCTAGGCATGCAATTCTTTGCAATTTGCCCAGTGCCGTTCTGCACGTCTGTAACCTAATTCTAGGCCACCAGACAATGCTGCCATAAAGTATTATTGGTCTCACCATAGTTATATAGATCCACCTCATCACTCTGGGACTAAGTCCCCATGTCTTCCCGTATGCACCACGACACATTCCCAGCACTCTCATAGCCTTAGCTATGACCGTATCTTGGTGTTTACGCCATGTAAGTTCCTTATCTAGGATTACCCCTAGATATTTCACTTCATTGGTCCAGGTTATCTGCTTACCATAAAGGTAGAGATGTCCTAGCCCTGTTGTATTTCTCATTTTTGTAAATGCAATAGCATTCGTTTTTCCCGGATTCACCGAGAGGTGGTTTTTGTCACACCACTCTTCCAGTGTGTTGAGGGCTCTTTGCATGATGTCTGTCACAGTAGTTGGGAACTTGCCCCTTACCATAATTACCAAATCATCTGCATATCCAACCGTGTAGAGTGGTCCTTTGTTAAGTTTCACAAGTAGTGAGTCCACGACCAGGCTCCATAGCAAGGGTGAGAGTACCCCCCCTTGCGGGCAGCCCTTGACAGTCCTTACACTCATGCACTCTCCTTGCAGTTCTGATTGAATAATCCTGCCTTTAAGCATACAGTCTATCCACCGGCATAGAGGTAGTGGTACCCCGTGGTCAGAAGCAGCAGCTCCTATAGAGACGAAGGTAGTGCGGTCAAATGCCCCCTCTATGTCGACAAATGTCCCAACAGTAACCTCCCTACTCTCAAGAGCTGCCTCCGCCCTGCCGGTTACATAGTGTAGCGCAGTTTCTGTAGATTTCCCTGCCTGGTATGCACATTGTAGCTCATGTAGAGGAAATCTTTTTAGTGGTCCTTGTCTTATGTACTTATCTACAAGTTTTTCAAGCGATTTGAGAAGAAAAGATTGTAGACTTATTGGCCTATATGCCTTAGGGTCGTTGTAATCCGGTCTACCTGGTTTAGGTATAAAGATCACTTTGACTTCTCTCCATACCTTAGGTATGTATCCAAATGCTATGCAGGCTTTGTATAACCTGCATAGATGAGGATTCAGAATGGAGATTCCTTGCTGCAAGAGAATTGGGTAGATCGAATCTGGGCCTGGTGCCTTGTATGGTTCAAAGCTCCCGATTGCCCATCTCACCTTAGTCTCATCCACTACTCTTTTAGCCGTAACCCAGTCGAGCTTGTTTGTTGTTCTATTTTGTTCCTCCACGCTGATTGGATCTTGATCATCGTTTAGGACCTGTGATTCAGGAAAGTGCGTTGCTATCATTGTTTTCAACGTATCTTTGCCTGCTTCCGTATATCCCCCCCTCTCACTCCATACTGTAGTAAGTGGGTTCGCTTTGGTTGTTGACATGGCCTTTGTCAGTCTCATGCCCTCGGGAACTGAGTTGATCATCTCACAATGATCCCTCCATGCCTTCCTCTTTGCCTTTCGCACCGCTTTGCTATACTCCGTCAGTGCTCTTCTATACTCTGTAAAGTCATTCCTAGCTCTTGCTATATTGAATGCCTTTCTTGTCTCCCTTCGTAATAGGGCTATTTCCTTGGTCCACCATGGAAGTTTCTTCGATCCCGCCTCGCGTTCCGGGCAGTTATCCCTCCAGGCAGTCTTCAAGGCATTGGTGATTCGATCAGCGTCAAACTCTATTTCAAGCACAGAGTTAAGTTTGCATTTTGGTTCACTAAGTTCCGTCCTTAGGTCCCGTTTGAAGTCTTCCCAATTAGTGTTCCTGGGATTCCTTCTTTTTATTGCGTCTTTTCTTATAGGAGCATTATACCTAAAGCATATATAGTTATGGTCAGACAATGATATCTCGTCCGAAACATACCAGTTAGTGATTTTCCGGACTGCCTTTTTACATGCAAGCGTCAGGTCAATCACCTCTGCCCTCCGGGCATTGAAGAATGTAGGTTTGTTACCCTTGTTAATAACATGTGTTTCAGAACTCACCAGAAAATCCAGTAACCTCTCTCCTCTGGCGTTGTTGTTTGAGCTGCCCCACACAACATGATGAGCATTCGCATCGCAGCCAATGATGGTTTCCAGATCTTCTTGGTTGCCGTGTTGTATCAGATCCTGCATTTGCCTTGACACAGGATCTGCCTTTTCATATGGGAGATATGCCGATGCCACTATCACTCCTCGCAAATCTCCCTCCCTTTGGATCTTCACTGCTGTGAGATCCCTGTAAGAAAACCTGGATAGAGGAATCGCACTTATCCCATTTCTGACATAAATGCAAGTCCTCGTATCATTAGTAGAACAATTATATATTAACATTCCACCTGTGCCGCCGAGTCCTTTCACCTCACCTTTGTACAGGTAGGGCTCTTGGATTAAGGCGATATCATATCTTTTGACCTTGAGCTCTCGTGCCATGATGGCAGTCGCCGCTTTGCAGTGATGCAGATTAATTTGAACGCACCTTAAACCCCCGAAGAGAGCTGCAGACGTCAAGTTCTGTCCCCGAGCTCGGTCTCCTCATCCGCGGAGATATCATACTCCAGCGGCGAGGACCGTCCCAGGTCCAGGTCAGCTATGGCTTCCAGCGAGCCTATGGATGCGGGAGACGGAGCGGCAGCAGGTTCATCTACCACCAGCTCCTCCTCCCCACCCCCAGTCCCTCCGGATAGCCCTTCACCCG
The DNA window shown above is from Ostrinia nubilalis chromosome 13, ilOstNubi1.1, whole genome shotgun sequence and carries:
- the LOC135077339 gene encoding uncharacterized protein LOC135077339, which translates into the protein MARELKVKRYDIALIQEPYLYKGEVKGLGGTGGMFSYRDLTAVKIQREGDLRGVIVASAYLPYEKADPVSRQMQDLIQHGNQEDLETIIGCDANAHHVVWGSSNNNARGERLLDFLVSSETHVINKGNKPTFFNARRAEVIDLTLACKKAVRKITNWYNAPIRKDAIKRRNPRNTNWEDFKRDLRTELSEPKCKLNSVLEIEFDADRITNALKTAWRDNCPEREAGSKKLPWWTKEIALLRRETRKAFNIARARNDFTEYRRALTEYSKAVRKAKRKAWRDHCEMINSVPEGMRLTKAMSTTKANPLTTVWSERGGYTEAGKDTLKTMIATHFPESQVLNDDQDPISVEEQNRTTNKLDWVTAKRVVDETKELLLLTTGYHYLYAGG
- the LOC135077338 gene encoding uncharacterized protein LOC135077338, which translates into the protein MGSDPQLDAIMDMGCDTMQPRYMFSKDFKVSIPTREDWKRGLKRQQDSLIWYTDGSKMNSGTGAGVYSKQSEHSESLGRFATVFQAETYAIIMCAVRNIEQAHKKRDIYILSDSQAALKAIASVRVGSRLVLEAILALNKLGRHNRVTLMWVPGHTGIEGNERADSLARQGSEAAPIGPEPIVPLSMSTLHMAMRQYISRKHRAEWESSNGMSHSKLFLVGNTRSWEKLILNGNRRQARVITGALTGHYTTNHMLHKMGLTTDDSCRVCGEHAESMKHVLCECDALARTRMGLLGSAYPTPEEYRSFSPKLLIHYMDRIFADERG